From a region of the Methanolobus tindarius DSM 2278 genome:
- a CDS encoding transposase, producing MHVCVSCDGFPLTIQIASGKEHDSQQFIKIMESIKVKTDRKPRTRPLEVLADSAYDNVAIRKYLRSRAIKSNIPVNSRNEKHRKRGRPTRFEYESYHKRGTIERFFAWLKMGFRKIASRYERLNIVFKGLLDIACFLLCWKKIGERF from the coding sequence ATTCATGTTTGTGTAAGTTGTGACGGTTTTCCATTGACGATCCAAATTGCTTCTGGAAAGGAACATGATAGTCAACAATTTATCAAGATCATGGAAAGTATCAAGGTTAAGACTGATAGAAAACCAAGAACAAGACCATTAGAAGTACTTGCAGATTCAGCTTATGATAATGTTGCTATACGGAAGTATCTAAGATCCAGAGCTATAAAAAGTAACATTCCAGTCAACAGCAGGAATGAAAAACACAGAAAAAGAGGAAGACCTACAAGATTCGAGTATGAGTCATATCATAAAAGAGGAACTATAGAACGATTCTTTGCATGGTTGAAGATGGGATTCAGGAAAATAGCAAGTAGGTATGAAAGACTGAATATTGTTTTCAAAGGGTTATTAGATATTGCATGCTTCTTGTTATGCTGGAAAAAGATAGGGGAAAGGTTTTGA
- a CDS encoding transposase — MEFREISDDQWKFIKPHLPPQPITGRKRADDRKVINGILFVLITGCRWGDMPAIYGSQATAWRRLKRWSEEGIWNRIMESLRDSAYQNGKFSMDVVCVDSSFIETKKGEKTPHTTVIKKGKA; from the coding sequence ATGGAATTCAGAGAAATCTCTGATGATCAATGGAAATTTATTAAGCCACATTTACCACCACAACCAATAACCGGAAGAAAGAGGGCTGATGACCGTAAGGTCATCAATGGTATTCTCTTTGTTCTGATAACTGGTTGCAGATGGGGAGATATGCCAGCTATTTATGGTTCCCAGGCAACTGCCTGGAGAAGGCTGAAAAGATGGTCAGAGGAAGGTATATGGAACAGGATAATGGAATCCCTTCGGGATTCCGCTTACCAGAATGGTAAGTTCTCTATGGATGTTGTATGTGTTGATAGCAGTTTCATTGAAACTAAAAAAGGGGAGAAGACTCCACATACAACGGTCATAAAAAAAGGAAAGGCATAA